Proteins encoded by one window of Musa acuminata AAA Group cultivar baxijiao chromosome BXJ2-9, Cavendish_Baxijiao_AAA, whole genome shotgun sequence:
- the LOC103998427 gene encoding uncharacterized protein LOC103998427 isoform X6, producing the protein MVWENYGEKQKLKPWNPEKNVAFEEQKGATVHLSSGIGSGRMKGLFWAFRWWLIEVPDPEFVSPQHCVFVEPRWNFGEDPDSNESVVL; encoded by the exons ATGGTATG GGAAAATTATGGGGAGAAGCAGAAACTGAAGCCGTGGAACCCTGAGAAAAACGTGGCTTTTGAGGAGCAGAAGGGGGCGACCGTCCACCTCTCTTCGGGAATCGGATCGGGTCGGATGAAG GGGTTGTTCTGGGCGTTTCGATGGTGGCTGATTGAGGTACCAGATCCGGAATTTGTTTCTCCCCAACATTGTGTGTTCGTAGAACCAAGATGGAATTTTGGCGAAGATCCTGATTC AAATGAATCAGTGGTTCTCTAG
- the LOC103998430 gene encoding uncharacterized protein LOC103998430 isoform X1 has product MSGAPKARSLNVADPDARPVLVPGGNKARSVATAQKPASKPPSKTESTEVAAADEKKKQKKKKKKKKKASSPRANLPQLRSSLSAPSALRRHEMLLQSNLSLNASCSSDASTDSFCSRASTGRIGRTSSTSKRRESISRTAKILAKVEKNVADDSTMHPPEIVQGKRKCAWVTPNTEPCYVSFHDEEWGVPVHDDKKLFELLVLSGALAELTWPVIIGKRHMFREVFLDFDPVAVSKLNEKKIVVPGNTASSLLSEPKLRAIIENARQILKIIDEFGSFDRYCWSFVNYKPIVSKIRYPRQVPVKTPKADVISKDLVRRGFRSVGPTVVYSFMQAAGLTNDHLISCFRFVECIAAASSSTDEADRAKGRLDSKVEDKTSTDQEPMVVIAVELSRDVDELSIS; this is encoded by the exons ATGTCGGGAGCTCCTAAGGCCCGTTCCCTCAATGTGGCCGATCCCGATGCAAGGCCAGTCCTTGTGCCCGGCGGTAACAAGGCCAGGTCAGTGGCAACCGCTCAAAAACCAGCTTCGAAGCCTCCGAGTAAAACTGAGAGCACTGAGGTTGCAGCAGCtgatgagaagaagaagcagaagaagaagaagaagaagaagaagaaggcttctAGTCCTAGGGCGAATCTACCACAGCTTAGGTCTAGTTTAAGCGCTCCCTCAGCGCTTAGGAGGCATGAGATGCTGTTGCAGTCAAACCTGTCGCTGAATGCTTCTTGCTCCTCCGATGCATCCACAGACTCCTTTTGCAGCCGAGCCTCCACTGGGAGGATTGGTAGGACAAGCTCAACCAGCAAGCGGAGAGAGAGTATCTCAAGGACAGCCAAGATTTTGGCGAAGGTGGAGAAGAATGTTGCGGATGATTCAACCATGCATCCACCAGAAATTGTGCAGGGGAAGCGGAAGTGTGCTTGGGTGACACCCAATACAG AACCATGTTATGTTTCTTTCCACGATGAAGAATGGGGAGTTCCAGTCCATGATGATAA GAAATTATTCGAACTTCTTGTACTATCTGGTGCATTAGCAGAGCTTACATGGCCTGTTATCATTGGCAAAAGGCACATGTTTAG GGAAGTTTTCTTGGACTTCGATCCTGTTGCAGTCTCTAAGTTGAATGAGAAGAAGATTGTAGTGCCTGGAAACACTGCTAGCTCCCTTTTGTCAGAGCCAAAGCTGCGAGCCATCATCGAGAATGCACGCCAGATACTCAAG ATAATAGATGAGTTTGGATCATTCGATAGATACTGTTGGAGCTTTGTGAACTACAAACCCATTGTCAGCAAAATCCGCTATCCACGTCAGGTTCCTGTGAAGACACCGAAAGCAGATGTCATAAGCAAAGACTTGGTTCGAAGGGGCTTTCGCAGTGTGGGCCCGACAGTCGTATACTCCTTCATGCAGGCAGCTGGACTGACGAATGACCACCTCATCAGCTGCTTCCGTTTCGTTGAGTGCATAGCTGCTGCATCCTCGAGCACAGATGAAGCTGATCGGGCTAAGGGAAGGCTCGACTCCAAGGTAGAAGATAAGACCAGTACAGATCAGGAACCGATGGTAGTGATCGCTGTGGAATTGTCAAGAGATGTGGATGAGCTAAGCATTTCCTAG
- the LOC135623365 gene encoding probable WRKY transcription factor 32 isoform X2, giving the protein MTEEKASSADEGAGRASVDLGVPVAEEKATSDGGDLGRTAVDLEASMSDEKASSAGEKAGREAGGTSTLPSSDAEEHLPADRGAGPEAAAEGGAPDAAPPTPNTGGRSFSQLLAGAMASPTGSPHPAPIVTVPVVAVPCFLTPAALIESQGFAGQFAMTHQAVLATVTAQAQMQLQAKTSGDVYNWRKYGQKQVKSSENARSYYRCTDSNCSAKKKVERCPDGTIIEVIYRGKHNHDPPHKHRYTKDRGSQSGGPPLENDGLEHPSIGHKESDPSSCKTEQKSCNETPKQQLYCSSDCLLDVGTKSEEDIVDEPDPKRRLCENSKSSSAPVLKTIREYIVQTEIDARHLTDGYRWRKYGQKFVKGNRNPRSYYRCTHSGCPVRKHVERVPHDAKALLITYEGEHNHEQPSSKYASETLATTAKSNIAAGVASEQLGISGVQSVKKLSDKSHPNNVLKKVVSDPELELGGDRALESAQTLLSIGCSPTSAEGTAASNSECMKSPIFKENPAVVSVQNT; this is encoded by the exons ATGACGGAGGAGAAGGCGAGCTCAGCCGACGAGGGCGCAGGCCGAGCGTCTGTCGATCTCGGAGTTCCCGTGGCGGAGGAGAAGGCGACCTCAGACGGCGGGGACTTGGGAAGGACGGCAGTCGATCTTGAAGCTTCCATGTCAGACGAGAAGGCGAGCTCTGCCGGCGAGAAGGCCGGAAGGGAAGCGGGCGGTACGTCGACCCTGCCATCCTCCGACGCGGAGGAGCATCTGCCCGCCGATCGCGGCGCCGGTCCTGAGGCTGCAGCGGAGGGCGGTGCCCCCGACGCCGCGCCACCAACGCCGAACACCGGCGGCCGGTCTTTCTCGCAGCTATTGGCTGGCGCCATGGCCTCGCCGACGGGGAGCCCCCACCCGGCGCCGATCGTGACCGTCCCTGTGGTTGCCGTTCCGTGCTTCTTGACTCCGGCCGCGTTGATCGAGTCGCAGGGGTTCGCG GGGCAGTTCGCGATGACTCATCAAGCAGTATTGGCAACTGTCACAGCCCAAGCACAGATGCAACTGCAAGCT AAAACTTCAGGTGATGTTTATAACTGGCGGAAATATGGGCAGAAGCAAGTGAAGAGCAGCGAGAATGCACGAAGCTACTATAGATGCACAGATTCCAATTGTTCAGCTAAGAAAAAAGTTGAACGTTGTCCTGATGGCACAATTATTGAAGTAATCTACAGAGGTAAACACAACCACGATCCACCTCACAAGCATAGGTACACAAAGGATAGAGGATCTCAGTCTGGTGGACCCCCTTTAGAGAATGATGGTTTAGAACATCCGAGCATCGGACATAAAGAATCAGATCCTTCATCATGTAAGACTGAACAGAAATCTTGCAATGAAACTCCTAAACAACAGCTGTATTGCTCAAGTGATTGTTTGTTGGACGTTGGGACCAAGAGTGAAGAGGATATAGTTGATGAACCAGATCCAAAGCGAAG GCTTTGTGAAAACTCAAAAAGTTCTTCAGCACCAGTTCTTAAAACAATTAGGGAATATATCGTACAGACTGAAATTGATGCAAGACATTTGACTGATGGTTATAGATGGCGCAAATATGGACAAAAATTTGTCAAGGGAAATCGTAATCCAAG GAGCTACTATAGATGTACCCATAGTGGGTGCCCTGTTCGTAAGCATGTTGAGAGAGTACCACATGATGCAAAAGCTCTTCTTATCACATATGAGGGCGAGCACAATCATGAACAGCCATCCTCAAAATATGCTAGTGAAACACTGGCTACCACTGCTAAAAGTAACATTGCAGCAGGGGTGGCTAGTGAACAGCTTGGTATCTCAGGTGTGCAGTCAGTCAAAAAATTGTCAGACAAATCACATCCAAATAACGTATTAAAGAAAGTAGTTAGTGATCCGGAATTGGAACTCGGAGGTGATCGAGCACTAGAATCTGCTCAAACTCTTCTAAGCATTGGATGCAGCCCAACTTCTGCGGAGGGCACTGCCGCAAGTAACTCCGAGTGCATGAAGAGTCCCATTTTCAAAGAAAATCCAGCTGTAGTGTCGGTGCAGAACACTTAA
- the LOC103998427 gene encoding uncharacterized protein LOC103998427 isoform X4 produces MVWENYGEKQKLKPWNPEKNVAFEEQKGATVHLSSGIGSGRMKGLFWAFRWWLIEVPDPEFVSPQHCVFVEPRWNFGEDPDSSHIDNRCLL; encoded by the exons ATGGTATG GGAAAATTATGGGGAGAAGCAGAAACTGAAGCCGTGGAACCCTGAGAAAAACGTGGCTTTTGAGGAGCAGAAGGGGGCGACCGTCCACCTCTCTTCGGGAATCGGATCGGGTCGGATGAAG GGGTTGTTCTGGGCGTTTCGATGGTGGCTGATTGAGGTACCAGATCCGGAATTTGTTTCTCCCCAACATTGTGTGTTCGTAGAACCAAGATGGAATTTTGGCGAAGATCCTGATTC GTCACATATTGATAATAGATGTCTTTTATAA
- the LOC103998427 gene encoding uncharacterized protein LOC103998427 isoform X1 → MVWENYGEKQKLKPWNPEKNVAFEEQKGATVHLSSGIGSGRMKGLFWAFRWWLIEVPDPEFVSPQHCVFVEPRWNFGEDPDSYREIARKMIQSICCALKSTFISPESRSPGMLEVQPAPLSR, encoded by the exons ATGGTATG GGAAAATTATGGGGAGAAGCAGAAACTGAAGCCGTGGAACCCTGAGAAAAACGTGGCTTTTGAGGAGCAGAAGGGGGCGACCGTCCACCTCTCTTCGGGAATCGGATCGGGTCGGATGAAG GGGTTGTTCTGGGCGTTTCGATGGTGGCTGATTGAGGTACCAGATCCGGAATTTGTTTCTCCCCAACATTGTGTGTTCGTAGAACCAAGATGGAATTTTGGCGAAGATCCTGATTC GTATCGGGAAATAGCGAGGAAGATGATTCAGAGTATCTGTTGTGCCCTTAAAAGTACATTTATCTCACCAGAGTCTCGGTCACCTGGAATGTTGGAAGTGCAACCTGCACCCCTTAGCAGATAA
- the LOC135623365 gene encoding probable WRKY transcription factor 4 isoform X1, protein MTEEKASSADEGAGRASVDLGVPVAEEKATSDGGDLGRTAVDLEASMSDEKASSAGEKAGREAGGTSTLPSSDAEEHLPADRGAGPEAAAEGGAPDAAPPTPNTGGRSFSQLLAGAMASPTGSPHPAPIVTVPVVAVPCFLTPAALIESQGFAGQFAMTHQAVLATVTAQAQMQLQAVCSSSSPKPISDSFPQPMLSTASPIPLQQMPPPTPELNKTSGDVYNWRKYGQKQVKSSENARSYYRCTDSNCSAKKKVERCPDGTIIEVIYRGKHNHDPPHKHRYTKDRGSQSGGPPLENDGLEHPSIGHKESDPSSCKTEQKSCNETPKQQLYCSSDCLLDVGTKSEEDIVDEPDPKRRLCENSKSSSAPVLKTIREYIVQTEIDARHLTDGYRWRKYGQKFVKGNRNPRSYYRCTHSGCPVRKHVERVPHDAKALLITYEGEHNHEQPSSKYASETLATTAKSNIAAGVASEQLGISGVQSVKKLSDKSHPNNVLKKVVSDPELELGGDRALESAQTLLSIGCSPTSAEGTAASNSECMKSPIFKENPAVVSVQNT, encoded by the exons ATGACGGAGGAGAAGGCGAGCTCAGCCGACGAGGGCGCAGGCCGAGCGTCTGTCGATCTCGGAGTTCCCGTGGCGGAGGAGAAGGCGACCTCAGACGGCGGGGACTTGGGAAGGACGGCAGTCGATCTTGAAGCTTCCATGTCAGACGAGAAGGCGAGCTCTGCCGGCGAGAAGGCCGGAAGGGAAGCGGGCGGTACGTCGACCCTGCCATCCTCCGACGCGGAGGAGCATCTGCCCGCCGATCGCGGCGCCGGTCCTGAGGCTGCAGCGGAGGGCGGTGCCCCCGACGCCGCGCCACCAACGCCGAACACCGGCGGCCGGTCTTTCTCGCAGCTATTGGCTGGCGCCATGGCCTCGCCGACGGGGAGCCCCCACCCGGCGCCGATCGTGACCGTCCCTGTGGTTGCCGTTCCGTGCTTCTTGACTCCGGCCGCGTTGATCGAGTCGCAGGGGTTCGCG GGGCAGTTCGCGATGACTCATCAAGCAGTATTGGCAACTGTCACAGCCCAAGCACAGATGCAACTGCAAGCTGTATGCTCTTCTTCTTCACCAAAACCAATCTCAGATTCGTTTCCACAGCCTATGCTATCTACAGCCAGCCCCATACCATTGCAACAAATGCCACCTCCAACACCTGAGTTAAAT AAAACTTCAGGTGATGTTTATAACTGGCGGAAATATGGGCAGAAGCAAGTGAAGAGCAGCGAGAATGCACGAAGCTACTATAGATGCACAGATTCCAATTGTTCAGCTAAGAAAAAAGTTGAACGTTGTCCTGATGGCACAATTATTGAAGTAATCTACAGAGGTAAACACAACCACGATCCACCTCACAAGCATAGGTACACAAAGGATAGAGGATCTCAGTCTGGTGGACCCCCTTTAGAGAATGATGGTTTAGAACATCCGAGCATCGGACATAAAGAATCAGATCCTTCATCATGTAAGACTGAACAGAAATCTTGCAATGAAACTCCTAAACAACAGCTGTATTGCTCAAGTGATTGTTTGTTGGACGTTGGGACCAAGAGTGAAGAGGATATAGTTGATGAACCAGATCCAAAGCGAAG GCTTTGTGAAAACTCAAAAAGTTCTTCAGCACCAGTTCTTAAAACAATTAGGGAATATATCGTACAGACTGAAATTGATGCAAGACATTTGACTGATGGTTATAGATGGCGCAAATATGGACAAAAATTTGTCAAGGGAAATCGTAATCCAAG GAGCTACTATAGATGTACCCATAGTGGGTGCCCTGTTCGTAAGCATGTTGAGAGAGTACCACATGATGCAAAAGCTCTTCTTATCACATATGAGGGCGAGCACAATCATGAACAGCCATCCTCAAAATATGCTAGTGAAACACTGGCTACCACTGCTAAAAGTAACATTGCAGCAGGGGTGGCTAGTGAACAGCTTGGTATCTCAGGTGTGCAGTCAGTCAAAAAATTGTCAGACAAATCACATCCAAATAACGTATTAAAGAAAGTAGTTAGTGATCCGGAATTGGAACTCGGAGGTGATCGAGCACTAGAATCTGCTCAAACTCTTCTAAGCATTGGATGCAGCCCAACTTCTGCGGAGGGCACTGCCGCAAGTAACTCCGAGTGCATGAAGAGTCCCATTTTCAAAGAAAATCCAGCTGTAGTGTCGGTGCAGAACACTTAA
- the LOC103998427 gene encoding uncharacterized protein LOC103998427 isoform X2: protein MVWENYGEKQKLKPWNPEKNVAFEEQKGATVHLSSGIGSGRMKGLFWAFRWWLIEVPDPEFVSPQHCVFVEPRWNFGEDPDSFRGFISEQTKAGIKKKRGIHGSGSLVVLL, encoded by the exons ATGGTATG GGAAAATTATGGGGAGAAGCAGAAACTGAAGCCGTGGAACCCTGAGAAAAACGTGGCTTTTGAGGAGCAGAAGGGGGCGACCGTCCACCTCTCTTCGGGAATCGGATCGGGTCGGATGAAG GGGTTGTTCTGGGCGTTTCGATGGTGGCTGATTGAGGTACCAGATCCGGAATTTGTTTCTCCCCAACATTGTGTGTTCGTAGAACCAAGATGGAATTTTGGCGAAGATCCTGATTC CTTCAGAGGATTCATAAGTGAACAAACGAAAGCaggcataaagaaaaaaagagggaTACATGGATCAGGGAGTTTGGTGGTGCTCTTGTAA
- the LOC103998430 gene encoding uncharacterized protein LOC103998430 isoform X2 gives MSGAPKARSLNVADPDARPVLVPGGNKARSVATAQKPASKPPSKTESTEVAAADEKKKQKKKKKKKKKASSPRANLPQLRSSLSAPSALRRHEMLLQSNLSLNASCSSDASTDSFCSRASTGRIGRTSSTSKRRESISRTAKILAKVEKNVADDSTMHPPEIVQGKRKCAWVTPNTEPCYVSFHDEEWGVPVHDDKKLFELLVLSGALAELTWPVIIGKRHMFREVFLDFDPVAVSKLNEKKIVVPGNTASSLLSEPKLRAIIENARQILKVPVKTPKADVISKDLVRRGFRSVGPTVVYSFMQAAGLTNDHLISCFRFVECIAAASSSTDEADRAKGRLDSKVEDKTSTDQEPMVVIAVELSRDVDELSIS, from the exons ATGTCGGGAGCTCCTAAGGCCCGTTCCCTCAATGTGGCCGATCCCGATGCAAGGCCAGTCCTTGTGCCCGGCGGTAACAAGGCCAGGTCAGTGGCAACCGCTCAAAAACCAGCTTCGAAGCCTCCGAGTAAAACTGAGAGCACTGAGGTTGCAGCAGCtgatgagaagaagaagcagaagaagaagaagaagaagaagaagaaggcttctAGTCCTAGGGCGAATCTACCACAGCTTAGGTCTAGTTTAAGCGCTCCCTCAGCGCTTAGGAGGCATGAGATGCTGTTGCAGTCAAACCTGTCGCTGAATGCTTCTTGCTCCTCCGATGCATCCACAGACTCCTTTTGCAGCCGAGCCTCCACTGGGAGGATTGGTAGGACAAGCTCAACCAGCAAGCGGAGAGAGAGTATCTCAAGGACAGCCAAGATTTTGGCGAAGGTGGAGAAGAATGTTGCGGATGATTCAACCATGCATCCACCAGAAATTGTGCAGGGGAAGCGGAAGTGTGCTTGGGTGACACCCAATACAG AACCATGTTATGTTTCTTTCCACGATGAAGAATGGGGAGTTCCAGTCCATGATGATAA GAAATTATTCGAACTTCTTGTACTATCTGGTGCATTAGCAGAGCTTACATGGCCTGTTATCATTGGCAAAAGGCACATGTTTAG GGAAGTTTTCTTGGACTTCGATCCTGTTGCAGTCTCTAAGTTGAATGAGAAGAAGATTGTAGTGCCTGGAAACACTGCTAGCTCCCTTTTGTCAGAGCCAAAGCTGCGAGCCATCATCGAGAATGCACGCCAGATACTCAAG GTTCCTGTGAAGACACCGAAAGCAGATGTCATAAGCAAAGACTTGGTTCGAAGGGGCTTTCGCAGTGTGGGCCCGACAGTCGTATACTCCTTCATGCAGGCAGCTGGACTGACGAATGACCACCTCATCAGCTGCTTCCGTTTCGTTGAGTGCATAGCTGCTGCATCCTCGAGCACAGATGAAGCTGATCGGGCTAAGGGAAGGCTCGACTCCAAGGTAGAAGATAAGACCAGTACAGATCAGGAACCGATGGTAGTGATCGCTGTGGAATTGTCAAGAGATGTGGATGAGCTAAGCATTTCCTAG
- the LOC103998430 gene encoding uncharacterized protein LOC103998430 isoform X3: MSGAPKARSLNVADPDARPVLVPGGNKARSVATAQKPASKPPSKTESTEVAAADEKKKQKKKKKKKKKASSPRANLPQLRSSLSAPSALRRHEMLLQSNLSLNASCSSDASTDSFCSRASTGRIGRTSSTSKRRESISRTAKILAKVEKNVADDSTMHPPEIVQGKRKCAWVTPNTEPCYVSFHDEEWGVPVHDDKKLFELLVLSGALAELTWPVIIGKRHMFREVFLDFDPVAVSKLNEKKIVVPGNTASSLLSEPKLRAIIENARQILKILLELCELQTHCQQNPLSTSGSCEDTESRCHKQRLGSKGLSQCGPDSRILLHAGSWTDE, from the exons ATGTCGGGAGCTCCTAAGGCCCGTTCCCTCAATGTGGCCGATCCCGATGCAAGGCCAGTCCTTGTGCCCGGCGGTAACAAGGCCAGGTCAGTGGCAACCGCTCAAAAACCAGCTTCGAAGCCTCCGAGTAAAACTGAGAGCACTGAGGTTGCAGCAGCtgatgagaagaagaagcagaagaagaagaagaagaagaagaagaaggcttctAGTCCTAGGGCGAATCTACCACAGCTTAGGTCTAGTTTAAGCGCTCCCTCAGCGCTTAGGAGGCATGAGATGCTGTTGCAGTCAAACCTGTCGCTGAATGCTTCTTGCTCCTCCGATGCATCCACAGACTCCTTTTGCAGCCGAGCCTCCACTGGGAGGATTGGTAGGACAAGCTCAACCAGCAAGCGGAGAGAGAGTATCTCAAGGACAGCCAAGATTTTGGCGAAGGTGGAGAAGAATGTTGCGGATGATTCAACCATGCATCCACCAGAAATTGTGCAGGGGAAGCGGAAGTGTGCTTGGGTGACACCCAATACAG AACCATGTTATGTTTCTTTCCACGATGAAGAATGGGGAGTTCCAGTCCATGATGATAA GAAATTATTCGAACTTCTTGTACTATCTGGTGCATTAGCAGAGCTTACATGGCCTGTTATCATTGGCAAAAGGCACATGTTTAG GGAAGTTTTCTTGGACTTCGATCCTGTTGCAGTCTCTAAGTTGAATGAGAAGAAGATTGTAGTGCCTGGAAACACTGCTAGCTCCCTTTTGTCAGAGCCAAAGCTGCGAGCCATCATCGAGAATGCACGCCAGATACTCAAG ATACTGTTGGAGCTTTGTGAACTACAAACCCATTGTCAGCAAAATCCGCTATCCACGTCAGGTTCCTGTGAAGACACCGAAAGCAGATGTCATAAGCAAAGACTTGGTTCGAAGGGGCTTTCGCAGTGTGGGCCCGACAGTCGTATACTCCTTCATGCAGGCAGCTGGACTGACGAATGA
- the LOC103998427 gene encoding uncharacterized protein LOC103998427 isoform X7 encodes MVWENYGEKQKLKPWNPEKNVAFEEQKGATVHLSSGIGSGRMKGLFWAFRWWLIEVPDPEFVSPQHCVFVEPRWNFGEDPDSVW; translated from the exons ATGGTATG GGAAAATTATGGGGAGAAGCAGAAACTGAAGCCGTGGAACCCTGAGAAAAACGTGGCTTTTGAGGAGCAGAAGGGGGCGACCGTCCACCTCTCTTCGGGAATCGGATCGGGTCGGATGAAG GGGTTGTTCTGGGCGTTTCGATGGTGGCTGATTGAGGTACCAGATCCGGAATTTGTTTCTCCCCAACATTGTGTGTTCGTAGAACCAAGATGGAATTTTGGCGAAGATCCTGATTC GGTTTGGTGA
- the LOC103998427 gene encoding uncharacterized protein LOC103998427 isoform X3, with protein sequence MVWENYGEKQKLKPWNPEKNVAFEEQKGATVHLSSGIGSGRMKGLFWAFRWWLIEVPDPEFVSPQHCVFVEPRWNFGEDPDSSFCVKDCHR encoded by the exons ATGGTATG GGAAAATTATGGGGAGAAGCAGAAACTGAAGCCGTGGAACCCTGAGAAAAACGTGGCTTTTGAGGAGCAGAAGGGGGCGACCGTCCACCTCTCTTCGGGAATCGGATCGGGTCGGATGAAG GGGTTGTTCTGGGCGTTTCGATGGTGGCTGATTGAGGTACCAGATCCGGAATTTGTTTCTCCCCAACATTGTGTGTTCGTAGAACCAAGATGGAATTTTGGCGAAGATCCTGATTC TAGCTTTTGTGTAAAGGACTGTCACAGATGA
- the LOC103998427 gene encoding uncharacterized protein LOC103998427 isoform X5 gives MVWENYGEKQKLKPWNPEKNVAFEEQKGATVHLSSGIGSGRMKGLFWAFRWWLIEVPDPEFVSPQHCVFVEPRWNFGEDPDSFCVKDCHR, from the exons ATGGTATG GGAAAATTATGGGGAGAAGCAGAAACTGAAGCCGTGGAACCCTGAGAAAAACGTGGCTTTTGAGGAGCAGAAGGGGGCGACCGTCCACCTCTCTTCGGGAATCGGATCGGGTCGGATGAAG GGGTTGTTCTGGGCGTTTCGATGGTGGCTGATTGAGGTACCAGATCCGGAATTTGTTTCTCCCCAACATTGTGTGTTCGTAGAACCAAGATGGAATTTTGGCGAAGATCCTGATTC CTTTTGTGTAAAGGACTGTCACAGATGA